The stretch of DNA CCCGTCCCGGAGCAGGACCAGGGGCCAGGAGACCAGGAGCGCGGCGacgccgacgacgacgagaacgaaggcaagtttcaccGACCCTTTGATCACGTTGAACCCAAGTGAGGCTACCTGTAGAAGCCTGCATTATAGGATCCACATGAGATATTGAGCCGAGTGATTGAGTGAACCCCCCCTGCATGAGCTTTGCTTGCATATTGCTATGATGTCTTGCATGATCATACTTGGTGCCCTTGGATATTTGATGATGGAATGGTATGGGATGTGAGACCAGGGCAGATGGGTGAGTTGGGAGTAAGCGCTACCATGGTGGTAGACTTACGTGCGAGTGCCACCTTGGTGGTGGACTCGAGTTGGAGGCTGCCCTGGTGagcctaaggaccgagttgtttcgACATCTCACCTGACTTATTTTAGTGCGGCCACACGTCCCTGTGTGGGCAGGGTTTAGCTTAATCCCACTAGCTCACCTGACAGTCGTCTAGTTGAGGTTGCTTATGATATGGGTGTAGACTGAGCGTGGTTAGGACCCGAGGGATTGGACGGCTAGGCTGGGGTGATGCTATGGCTGGGTGTCAGCTATGTCGGGCTGTTCGCTAGAGAAGTTCGAGCGTGTGTGTTTGtgcgacctctgcagagtgtacaatccattcgaatggtccgtgtcctcGGTTAGGACAAGTTGTGGTGTGGTCCTAACAACTAGATTGAGCTACCTGAGATGAACTGGTAAGGGAAATGTCTCAGGGTGAGGCATTTGATTTGCATTTTGCATGTTATTTCTTGTGCATTGCATTTATTCTGGCAATCCCCTCCGTGGCGAGGTGGAACTTgttgagtacgtttgtactcaaaCGTTGTTGATACCCTTCAGAGGAGCCCGATCCAGACTACGTCCCGGAGGACTACGAGTAGGGCGCGTCCgcacccaaggtggtagatggAGCAGTCGTTGGAGAAAGAGCTGCTGCTGCATGTGTTTTTAGTTCTTATTATCATAATGTTGTTAGCTGTCGTGTATATCGTTCGTTTTGCACCGTTGTAATCCCGTGAACTATGTAAGCTATGTATGAACTCTGTCTCCATTTGAGTAATGTATGAGTACTTTGTGTCTATTCGAGTACTCGTACATTGTTAGCACCAATCTTTGGATTGGGGTGCCGCAGCTCCGCCAGgaactcctccaccttggcctccctctcccggAGGGCCACCTCCTTCTCCTGGAGCCTTCGGGTCCTGGCTGCCAGTTCATCCTCCACGGCCGCCTCCCGCTCCTGGAGCTCCTAGAGCCGGGCTACCTCCTCTTCTTCCCGGGCGGCAACCTTGGCCTCTCTCTCCGCCACGGCTGCCTCCCGTTCTGCAAGGGCAGCTTCCTGCTCCTTggtcacctccaccaccaccttgGCCTGGTTGGCCAGCTCCAGGGTGATCTTCTCCCTGTCCGCCACCGCATTCACCCGCATCTCCACCACGAGCTCCCGCTCGGTGGCATTCTTCTCCCGCCGTGCGGCCGCTCTCTCCTGTTGGGCAGCTGCTGCCTCTTGGTCGAGAGCCCTCTGCAGCTGCTCCTGCAGGAGTTCGCGCTCCAGCGCGAGCTCGGTGCGCTCCCCGGCGTCGCGGGCGgtcttgatgcggtcccccaggcagtgctcccagtcggagagccagAGGCGCCCCGCCTCCAGCCTCTCTCACTCCCGGCGGATGcccgcctccagctcctcctgtaCCTGCTGGCTCTTGGCAAAGAGGCGGGGGAGGGGGATCTCCGCTGGGCTCGGGAGAAGGCgcctccccagcaccacctccggctcctcctcctgtgcAGGTGGAGTGGTGGTGCTGGCGACCTCTGCGACCTCCAGCACCTCCGCAGCCTCCGGCGCTGCCGCCTCTGCCATTACTGCAGCCTCCTCTGCTGCTGGCTTGGCTGGAGGGGGCTCCGCCATGGCGTCCGGCGCCGCTGCAGCTGCTGGCGCCTCGGTCGTCGCAGCAGGTCCGgtggcctcctcctggggggcggcttcGGGCCTTGGAGGTGTGGtggcctccggctccggaccTTTGGGTCCGGCAGCTCCTGGTGCTGGCGCGGGCGGAGACCCTGCTGGAGTTGTCGCTGACTCCCCAGCAGGGGATGAGGAAGgtactggctgggggccggaccccccAGCTAGCGCGTCGCCGGCAGACACGTCGGATGCGGGCCTGTCATATGCCAACGGGGTTAGGGCCCGGAGGACaaatggagaaataaaaaattCCAAGGAAGACCACTTACACGAAATCGTACGACTCCCAACCGCCCCGGGCGATTGGGGGGACCTTTGTTCCCGCCGAGGATCCCCCGGACCTTTGGTGGTGGTCCCCAGCCGCTGGCGCTcttggcggcgggggcggggtttGCGGCCTCGGCTCCAGCGGTGGTGGTGTAACTGGACGCTGCGACATCAATGGCAGCGGAAGAATCTGCTGTTCCGGAGAAAGCCGCTGCGCTTCCTACCGGTCTCCTCTCTGGCTGCTGGcgctgcggcggaggtggtggagctctgctctgcctctccgcctccgccgtcttctggcgtttgggggccggctccccgacGAAGGAGCCGTCGCCGCGCTGGAGCCTCTGGGACTTGGACCCCTCTGCTTGGCTGCTCCGCGCGGGGGCTGCCCCCTGAGCCTCGTCGTCCCTCCGAGTCGGGGCGGCACCCACGTTGTCCTTGTGGCGGTGCTTCGGCACCGCCACCTTATCTTTCCCCTTCCcggcgggggccggacctccgggACTTGGCCCCCTGGGACCTTGGCTGGCGCGCTGCTGGCGGTTGGGGGAGGTGCTAGGGATGTGAATCCCGcgattggg from Panicum hallii strain FIL2 chromosome 3, PHallii_v3.1, whole genome shotgun sequence encodes:
- the LOC112885602 gene encoding basic salivary proline-rich protein 2-like: MPTLDEGSLAVRQQGGDPNRGIHIPSTSPNRQQRASQGPRGPSPGGPAPAGKGKDKVAVPKHRHKDNVGAAPTRRDDEAQGAAPARSSQAEGSKSQRLQRGDGSFVGEPAPKPSSYTTTAGAEAANPAPAAKSASGWGPPPKVRGILGGNKGPPNRPGRPASDVSAGDALAGGSGPQPVPSSSPAGESATTPAGSPPAPAPGAAGPKGPEPEATTPPRPEAAPQEEATGPAATTEAPAAAAAPDAMAEPPPAKPAAEEAAVMAEAAAPEAAEVLEVAEVASTTTPPAQEEEPEVVLGRRLLPSPAEIPLPRLFAKSQQTARDAGERTELALERELLQEQLQRALDQEAAAAQQERAAARREKNATERELVVEMRVNAVADREKITLELANQAKVVVEVTKEQEAALAEREAAVAEREAKVAAREEEEVARL